In Apis mellifera strain DH4 linkage group LG1, Amel_HAv3.1, whole genome shotgun sequence, the sequence GGTATAGACTCCTACTATGAATATTGTCTTAaagcatatattttattaggtaattaatttttcatttaatattaaagtttataattttataattttactataaaatttttaatgatataataaaatattattaaattaaaataataacaatttttaattataatatataggtgatgaaaaatatcttggtcgttttaataaacattatcaAGCTGTAATGAAATATGTAAGCCAAGGACCAATGTTATTGGATGTACATATGCATAGACCaaatacaaattcaaaaaattttatggatgCTTTATTAGCCTTTTGGCCTGGTTTACaggtgaatattaatttatttgatttttttatatttatttgattcttttatttttattttttaggtaTTAAAAGGCGATATTAAACCAGCTGTAGAAACACATGAAATGTTGTATCAAGTTATGCAGAGACATAATTTTATACCAGAAGCATTTACTACTGATTTTCaggtttttaatatttgtaatattttatatttttttaaaataaataaatcttaattaaatatattaatatatgcatgtttactatataataatatatgcatgtttttatttatataattaggtACATTGGGGACATCATCCATTAAGACCAGAATTTCTAGAATCaacatatttcttatatcGTGCTACTGgtgatcattattatttaggaGTTGGGCGTAAGGTACTCAAAAGTCTACAAACTTATGCCAGAGTACCATGTGGTTATGCAGCTGTATCAGATGTTAGAACTAATAAGCATGATGATACAATGGATAGCTTCGTATTAtcagaaacttttaaatatttatttctgttatTTGCGGAGCCAGGCGAACTACTTTTAGATTtggatgaatttatttttacaactgAGGGACACTTATTACCATTAACACTTGCATCTATAAGAACTAATATTTCTTcggtaagtataataaataaatttaattaaatctgtatcaaaatatataaattatcaatttttaaaaaattatataagattaatatgattcagatattttttaatatttataatttataaaataaagcaaGATTTTGAACGAGATATTGTACATGTGGACGAAATGGATCGTACTTGTCCTAACAGTCTACATTTATTTCCTGCATCAGTTAGACAACCTTTAAGAAACATGGTAGAAGATGTATATCCCAGACGtgcaataaaaagaagattgaaTGCTGCACAATTTCAGGTgaaggaatattattatatagatgtttatataaaagaattcaaaaatgttaggatttcaatatatatttagtgaGTTTGAAAGTATGGAATTGGACAATATACTAGTATTTTAGAAGGTCGAGAATTTCGAAAACTCGAAAActattatttcagaattagTTAAGTCACGATTAtagttttgaattttctatcttttagatattttttatttttaaatcaacaataaaaaaacaataaaacaataaaataatgaaaggtaaaaatataaagcaaaaataatacataaaattataaatagatttattttaaattcatatataaaagtttattaaaatttttcttaatattgtttaatattgcttataaaattttgttttatttaccgTTACatcattattaacaataaaaaaaaattatttgaaaaagtatcattttaatattgaaataaaaaaaaattatatattgtgaaaaaactttgaaattataaaaaaaaattattaacgatatattaatataaaaaatttatattattattgaatatgcgCTTTAAAgttaattccaaaatttaatttgaatgaatatattttgagtaataaaatacttctggaaatttaattcgattctaaaaaaaaaagattctcatTTCAACCaaacattttcgaattttaatctctaataattttaaatctcttatattattattatatataatttaaatattaaatacatattaaaaatacatattttttactataggCAAATAATTtggaacatttaaaattattgagtgACATGGGAATAACAACTTTAACTTTGGCAGATGGACGTGTGCAATTATTGCATACATTctctaatgtaaaataaaatttttttatatttattaacatatttaaatattttgtttattataattttaagaattataaattatataatttttaatttgttataggCAAAAACACCACAAGATTCAGAAgaaggattattatttatgcaagAAATGGttgaaataagtaaaatgCAGTCTCAACAATCTGATACTAAACCACAAGCTGTTACATTTGTGAAACCAAATACAAATCCACctcaaataattacattattagcTGGACCAGCGCAATTTGGATTAGAATTACAAGGATTGAACAAAGTAACTGGAAAAGTTGTTTTTACGTTTCCATCAACTGCATGTACTGATCTCCATAATGCAGATAAACTAACAGGCAAAATAGCAATAATGGGTCGGGGTAGTTGTATGTTTATTGAAAaggtaaatatattctatattatattaaatatcttttatattatattataaaaaatatattgtaaaagaatttttatttaattatttaaatatgataggCGAGACGCATTCAACAAGCGGGTGCTGTTGCTGGAATAGtattagataatatagatGGTTCCAGTGCTGCAACTTCACCTATATTTGCAATGTCAGGAGATGGAAAAGAAGTAGATGATGTAACTATTCcagttgtatttttatttagtatgGAGGCttctgaattattaaaagcaaTTGCTGTGGCAAATGGTGATCTTACAGTTACTCTTGGTAAGACATTagtaagattttatatatatttttatatgttttattattttaaatatattttaaatatttcatctattttattttttttttaggaaattttttttcaaaagaagatGCTCAATTGAAAGCACCTACTGATTTATCAATGTTTGAACGATTGAAGGGatcattaaaatcttttcttacGCGACAAATGACACCACAGGTCTGTATTCCTTGGTGTTTTgcagtaatttttattgaatacatTCTTCTTtggattttaattcatatgaaGCGATACTaagttattttgttataatttattattgataaaatcttttattcttattacaaatatgttatatgatataaaatggcaatgtcaaatattatttcaaatcgattataaaaacatagatATTCTTtagtatttatgatatttatattgaaacgatataaagatatattttttattcatactgaatattatgtaatataaattgttatttgagtttttatattttctaagaaattaaattattaattttgttatatatatattatatatattatatttttattatatttttatttttatattgtatttttccttttttattttacgtattAATTTAGTGTATATTTGTAACAAGTATATTTCAGGTCATTAGATAAATAATGttctaaaatcaaatttttataattctttttatacaaattataaaataaaactaaacatcgagagatattttttttataacagacATCTCCAAGCAGTGGGACAAATTTGGACATGGTTCCTGTGATTAGACatgaagaagatgaaaaggacataatctttttttacaatctaCGTGCTGAAATTATCAAAGATCCACTTGGCGGGGAAGTAAGAATTACGTCGTCTTACATATCTGTTCCACTCACGAAAGAATCAAAGGACACATTAATAGAAAAACAATGGCGACagatgaaagaattttttgttaatcatATATACTTGGATGTTAAACAAAAGACAAGCTTACAAATTAGaagttttatattagaaagttATTACAATTGGATAGTAAAGTCACGAAATGGggatagtaaaatattaaaaatatctttacgaGATAAAGTTGCGTGgtttttagaagaattagCTGTAGTTGTACCAAATCCGTCCATTATGAAAATGGACCAATTAATGGATATTAAtaagcaaaaattattaaaacaatatttattaacaaaaatggatattatggttttaaatatgaaaacagTCACAACAATGCTAAAAACAATACGGTCTGAGAATCCAAATACTGAacaattgttcaaaattttcgaatttaatatcgCGCAagctaataattataaatttttaaaacaattgttGCCAGGTATTTTTGACATggaagatgaaattataaGTGAACATCTTGCTCTATTAGATCGTGTTCATAAgaaatatcgtgaaatattaACTGATGGAGcagaagaaaatttagaaaaatcaataatagataaaaatttctattatgatatgataattGACAATTGGCagaatgatttgaaaaattttgaaaaattggatgtattaaagaaaattaaaggtCAAGATTCtacaattatagattttatgatAGATAATGAAAGTagtaaaacagaaataaaatctaaagacTTTTCTAAAATGTCTAAAAACAATGATGATCTTAAAATgggaaaatttgaagattttgaatattttatattaacagaaatagaaaaagcTATGAAAAATTcggaacaaaataatattcgaaaatataaagaacatattgaaatttcaagaaatgtagcagataacataaataaagaaagtggtaattcaaataaagtagttttaaatgtttcttctCAAAATCAAAGTAAAActgatacattaaaaaatagaataaaatatcaaattgaatttataaaaaattaaattaaagatcttacaaaaaatatagattcttTAGCAGATTTTACCAAAATTACAAACTCTCTAGAAAATGtacaatcaaataatatcgaatttcaagaaacaattactaataataatagtgcTGATGAACAAATACATAAAGAATCTGTACTATCTGACAatgattttcaagaaaaagatacacaaataaatacaaacaGTAGAACAATagacaaagataaaaataatgtatttcaaaagattggaaaagaaatagttaatttacaatataatcaggaaaataatccaaattctgttgataattctattcatttaaatacaaataattataaaattatatcctcTAAACTGcctaaagaatataaaaatcatatatcgacttctaaagaagaagataaagacTTTATTAATGTTCCAAAAGAATTAGAAGCTatcaatacaaattataattctatagatgaaaataaactacaacataatgaaaaacatataaatgaatttacaaataagaaaattaatgtacAGAAACACAAAAGCAAACATATCGATgatgaattataatgaaagtttttaagttttaaaatattaatattgaatattaaataaaaagttaagtgcaaatttctaaatacaaCAAGTTTGGCAATTCTAATTACACTGcatctaatatttttgcattaaatttaaacatatgcagtgaactttaatattttatacacatgaaatttaatttagaaaaatattaattatcaaataaaagaaagtgaTACGAATGACCAGAACAATACTTTAAGTCTATAGAACTGATGcttataaaagaattcaattttactttttattcaaattaataaaattataaaaaagctaTACAATACATAACAGTTTGCACAAAACATTTATCCTAATGAGGTTGTGACAGAATATTCTGTTAAGATTCTaatgaatgtaaattttatatgtacaatttaaacatatatttcttgTGCACATTACAGTATAATGTGACAGCATATTTcttcagataaaaaatttttaattatacatatttagaattttatttctttatgtttCTGTGCTTCAAATATGTGCCATGATcgacaatataaattaatatttcaataaataatgaatattatgctCTTCATTTACAgtataattttcacttttattttaaaaaaatataaatgattattatgattaaatagttttaaactataaaaaattgtataaaactgatattctttaaatacaatagtagtatattaattttattaaaatatgttatattttattaaagaaaaaaaatgtataaattattgatacaattttaaaaaaatttttctttataataattttattataataattataatcattttgataattttaaagacacaatatatttttaattgaatattaagtaataatataatataattgcaatttcTGTTTATGTAAATCTGTTTATTAATCTATgccttatatatgtatataaaaaattgtacaaacgacaatgtacatatatatttatgtgataTATAGGAAAGATAATAACAATGAAAGCGGCAATATATCAAATAggatttatgtaaaaattcataatattttggtTTCCTGAAAATTAcactatatattcttttttgcttgtaacatatttacaaattatattttgtaaaataatttcaaatttatcatataaaaatttaggtTTACCATGTGCCATATAAAATGCACAAGAAATACATATgttttaaatcaaatcaatttagGATATATGGgatagaatatatatcatatacatatatcttaaatttattagatcaaCTTTATAGAATGTGACTTTGATtatgaatgtaaatattatataaataagtgtATATTAAGTATGTGTTCTACAATTACCATATAAAAGTTTGTATGATGAATGCCAAAATGgacattacaaaatttattgtaattaaagtaattactATTTTGCatagaattaatatgtatatgtatgtatgtatatatatatatatatatatatatatatattatatatagtatgtatacatacataaacttatatatatatatatatataagtatatacacatacatatatatatatatatatatatatatatatatatatacacatacataatttgttgtttattatatgaaaatgaagaagaaaaacgaatgtatgtatatgataaaatCTGTTAAAAGTTTTTGGTACATAAATAGAACGTGACatttaaaaatgtgaataaactgttgaaatgaagaaatttttcgaacaattAAGTATTGAAAATGCATattcatgtaaatattttttaaattaaactattaatttctttcgtatcaatatttaaattcgtaatattttcttttaatttttcccataaaaattttagaatctcaaataaaatataaaatttttcttagtattaatgaattataattttaatgaaaaagaaaaaagataattattatagactttataaaaaaattatctttttcaaaaatatataaattatttattacaaccataatatatgaatgattttatttatttcataaattactttatttaattaacaaatgcaaataataattatttatttgatgttGTCtctaaattatagaataatttttttatctatatcaattttctatctatgtcatatatgaataaataaataaaaacattgaaaaataatagaaataaataatacacaataacaaacaataaatatttgatgaataatataatatttttttaaaaattaattatattataataattacattatataaaataaataaaattatataaaattaatttatattataatatataatataatattatatattatataatattatataatatgtatgtagtaataataataatacaaagcaaattttataattgcaataaaaagtaaaaagaaacataaacaaaaattttaatgattcttgTTATTAAAgctataattgttttatttaaagccGCTTTTCATTGGAGTTTGCGCTTTCGTGTTACGACAACCTGTCGTCAGATGTTGGCTTTGCGTCAATGGGAAGaagctattttaattttgaattttggatGACCTTAATGTACTCTATTAAGTGTACGATATATgtatttcgttttaataagtgaataagaaaataaagaatttataaaaaaacgaaaaataatgtCAAAGgtaagaaattgtttttactTGTATGCAAAGCAAGTAATATACGATTACCATGTGTTACTAACCATTCAAATCATAATatctaagaaatttatatgaatatattcttattttaaattaaaaaagaattttatttatatttttttatttgttaataattttattaatttttaaatatatataaatttgatatttattatagatgaaTGAACCACtaaaatattatggaaaaagaagaagcattGTTCGTAGAATTGGTTCAATGTTACCTTTGAAACCACCaccaaaaatatatgttagtGTTACACCCTTGCATTCAATGACAAGTTCTATGATTAATGAAGAAACTAGTGGTGATTATATTGATACAAATGGATATGGATCTGCAaggtttatatatacatattatatatacatatacatatactaaatttttttcgaattaattcaatacatttactaatttatatttaataatttaacaatgtgTTTTACTGATAGATTGTCTAATGTCAGACCAGATTTATTGGAGCCTATTAGTTTTGGATCTGAAATTCGTTTACTTGCTTTAGAACAAGAGCTTCAAGAACTTAGGGAACAAGTTTCAgcaatagttaaaaataataaacaatctagatgtatgtatatttgagatatttgttttattatttatatttcaaatttattttaatttaagttttatttagatACATCTGTGGCTTCTTTAACAAATGGAATGGATAGTGAAAACATAATACAATCACAACAACAACctcctccaccaccaccaccaccaccaccattacCACCACCGACTCCTCATATTGCAAGAAGAGCAAGTTTACAAGATCATAAAGTTGAAAATCGTAAAAGAGGTCCATTTGCTTCTCAAATTTCTATGACAGatgttttaaaagatattgatagtattaaattaaaaccaaTTGCtaggtaaattattttttattttattaatatagtt encodes:
- the LOC552435 gene encoding ER degradation-enhancing alpha-mannosidase-like protein 3, with product MACDLFIWGLLMFGCSIQALLVASEDDPLEYMSKEERKALKEEARDMFCHAYNAYMDNAYPADELMPLSCKGRYRGSEPNRGDIDSTLGNFSLTLVDTLDTLVVLGDLEEFEHAVKLVVRDVSFDTDVIVSLFETNIRMLGGLLSGHILAEYLQQRADIMPWYRGELLNLAKDLGYRFLPAFNTTTGIPYGRINLKYGMKDVPLEVSRETCTACAGSMILEMAALSRLTGEPIFEEKAQKAMDVLWRMRHRGTDLMGSVLNVHSGDWVRRDSGVGAGIDSYYEYCLKAYILLGDEKYLGRFNKHYQAVMKYVSQGPMLLDVHMHRPNTNSKNFMDALLAFWPGLQVLKGDIKPAVETHEMLYQVMQRHNFIPEAFTTDFQVHWGHHPLRPEFLESTYFLYRATGDHYYLGVGRKVLKSLQTYARVPCGYAAVSDVRTNKHDDTMDSFVLSETFKYLFLLFAEPGELLLDLDEFIFTTEGHLLPLTLASIRTNISSQDFERDIVHVDEMDRTCPNSLHLFPASVRQPLRNMVEDVYPRRAIKRRLNAAQFQANNLEHLKLLSDMGITTLTLADGRVQLLHTFSNAKTPQDSEEGLLFMQEMVEISKMQSQQSDTKPQAVTFVKPNTNPPQIITLLAGPAQFGLELQGLNKVTGKVVFTFPSTACTDLHNADKLTGKIAIMGRGSCMFIEKARRIQQAGAVAGIVLDNIDGSSAATSPIFAMSGDGKEVDDVTIPVVFLFSMEASELLKAIAVANGDLTVTLGNFFSKEDAQLKAPTDLSMFERLKGSLKSFLTRQMTPQTSPSSGTNLDMVPVIRHEEDEKDIIFFYNLRAEIIKDPLGGEVRITSSYISVPLTKESKDTLIEKQWRQMKEFFVNHIYLDVKQKTSLQIRSFILESYYNWIVKSRNGDSKILKISLRDKVAWFLEELAVVVPNPSIMKMDQLMDINKQKLLKQYLLTKMDIMVLNMKTVTTMLKTIRSENPNTEQLFKIFEFNIAQANNYKFLKQLLPGIFDMEDEIISEHLALLDRVHKKYREILTDGAEENLEKSIIDKNFYYDMIIDNWQNDLKNFEKLDVLKKIKGQDSTIIDFMIDNESSKTEIKSKDFSKMSKNNDDLKMGKFEDFEYFILTEIEKAMKNSEQNNIRKYKEHIEISRNVADNINKESGNSNKVVLNVSSQNQSKTDTLKNRIKYQIEFIKN
- the LOC724118 gene encoding mitochondrial fission regulator 2; amino-acid sequence: MSKMNEPLKYYGKRRSIVRRIGSMLPLKPPPKIYVSVTPLHSMTSSMINEETSGDYIDTNGYGSARLSNVRPDLLEPISFGSEIRLLALEQELQELREQVSAIVKNNKQSRYTSVASLTNGMDSENIIQSQQQPPPPPPPPPPLPPPTPHIARRASLQDHKVENRKRGPFASQISMTDVLKDIDSIKLKPIARSPGGRPLRIKRDNSPCNDLQEILRRRYIAMNSTDSRNSSANLTLNDSFSSDV